The Apium graveolens cultivar Ventura chromosome 6, ASM990537v1, whole genome shotgun sequence genome contains a region encoding:
- the LOC141666922 gene encoding THO complex subunit 4A-like isoform X2 produces MSALDKSLDDLINDNKKSSRAGRGRGRSFGPGPARRSNNRPSYRAAPYSSKAPDSAWQHDMFSSDQAMANQGYVDRNRASSIETGTKLYISNLDYGVSQEDIKELFAEIGDLKRSVVHYDRSGRSKGTAEVVFSRRQDALSAVVKYNNVQLDGKPMKVEIVGTNIVTPAAGPPYANNNILNFNGVPRSNQERGGFGRSRGGGGRGRGSGRGRGSGRGRGEKLSSDDLDADLEKYHASSMQTD; encoded by the exons ATGTCTGCTTTAGACAAATCTCTCGATGATCTCATCAACGACAACAAGAAATCTAGCCGCGCTGGTCGTGGCAGAGGCCGTTCTTTCGGTCCCGGTCCAGCTCGCCGGTCCAACAATCGCCCTTCGTATCGAGCCGCTCCTTACTCTTCCAAG GCGCCAGATTCAGCGTGGCAGCATGATATGTTTAGTTCGGATCAGGCCATGGCCAATCAGGGATACGTGGACCGTAATCGAGCTTCGTCTATCGAAACTGGAACCAAGCTTTATATTTCCAATCTTGATTATGGTGTTTCTCAGGAGGATATTAAG GAGCTCTTTGCCGAAATTGGTGATTTGAAACGATCAGTAGTACATTATGATCGAAGTGGAAGATCAAAG GGAACGGCCGAAGTTGTCTTTTCACGACGTCAAGATGCATTATCAGCTGTTGTTAAATACAATAATGTCCAGCTTGATGGGAAGCCAATGAAAGTGGAAATTGTTGGAACAAACATAGTGACTCCTGCAGCTGGGCCACCATATGCAAACAACAATATTTTAAACTTCAATGGTGTTCCACGAAG TAACCAAGAACGAGGTGGGTTTGGAAGATCGCGTGGCGGTGGTGGACGGGGTCGTGGATCTGGGAGGGGACGTGGAAGTGGAAGAGGACGTGGCGAGAAGTTATCTTCAGATGATCTTGATGCTGATTTAGAGAAGTATCATGCAAGTTCAATGCAGACAGATTAA
- the LOC141666922 gene encoding THO complex subunit 4A-like isoform X1 has translation MSALDKSLDDLINDNKKSSRAGRGRGRSFGPGPARRSNNRPSYRAAPYSSKAPDSAWQHDMFSSDQAMANQGYVDRNRASSIETGTKLYISNLDYGVSQEDIKELFAEIGDLKRSVVHYDRSGRSKGTAEVVFSRRQDALSAVVKYNNVQLDGKPMKVEIVGTNIVTPAAGPPYANNNILNFNGVPRRNSNQERGGFGRSRGGGGRGRGSGRGRGSGRGRGEKLSSDDLDADLEKYHASSMQTD, from the exons ATGTCTGCTTTAGACAAATCTCTCGATGATCTCATCAACGACAACAAGAAATCTAGCCGCGCTGGTCGTGGCAGAGGCCGTTCTTTCGGTCCCGGTCCAGCTCGCCGGTCCAACAATCGCCCTTCGTATCGAGCCGCTCCTTACTCTTCCAAG GCGCCAGATTCAGCGTGGCAGCATGATATGTTTAGTTCGGATCAGGCCATGGCCAATCAGGGATACGTGGACCGTAATCGAGCTTCGTCTATCGAAACTGGAACCAAGCTTTATATTTCCAATCTTGATTATGGTGTTTCTCAGGAGGATATTAAG GAGCTCTTTGCCGAAATTGGTGATTTGAAACGATCAGTAGTACATTATGATCGAAGTGGAAGATCAAAG GGAACGGCCGAAGTTGTCTTTTCACGACGTCAAGATGCATTATCAGCTGTTGTTAAATACAATAATGTCCAGCTTGATGGGAAGCCAATGAAAGTGGAAATTGTTGGAACAAACATAGTGACTCCTGCAGCTGGGCCACCATATGCAAACAACAATATTTTAAACTTCAATGGTGTTCCACGAAG GAACAGTAACCAAGAACGAGGTGGGTTTGGAAGATCGCGTGGCGGTGGTGGACGGGGTCGTGGATCTGGGAGGGGACGTGGAAGTGGAAGAGGACGTGGCGAGAAGTTATCTTCAGATGATCTTGATGCTGATTTAGAGAAGTATCATGCAAGTTCAATGCAGACAGATTAA